The following are encoded together in the Methanosarcina flavescens genome:
- a CDS encoding pyruvoyl-dependent arginine decarboxylase: MIPRKAFMTKGTGVHKDRLASFELALRDARIEKYNLVTVSSILPPNCKIVPREEGLLELKTGTIVHCVLARNDTNEPHRLMAAAIGTAVPVNEENYGYISEHHSFGEEEIIAGEYAEDLAATMLATTLGIEFNAEMAWHEREQVYKASGHIFDTSHICQTANGDKDGKWTTVVAALVFITE; the protein is encoded by the coding sequence ATGATCCCAAGAAAAGCATTTATGACAAAGGGTACTGGGGTACACAAAGACAGACTAGCATCCTTTGAACTTGCGCTGAGGGATGCAAGAATCGAGAAATACAACCTTGTAACTGTTTCAAGCATTCTACCTCCCAACTGCAAAATAGTACCCAGAGAAGAAGGACTCTTAGAGTTGAAAACTGGTACCATTGTCCATTGTGTACTTGCAAGGAACGATACTAACGAGCCTCATCGTCTAATGGCTGCAGCTATAGGAACTGCGGTACCTGTAAACGAAGAAAACTACGGGTACATCTCCGAACACCACTCCTTTGGAGAAGAAGAAATTATTGCAGGAGAATATGCTGAAGACCTGGCAGCAACTATGCTTGCAACCACCCTTGGTATAGAATTTAATGCAGAAATGGCCTGGCACGAGAGAGAGCAGGTCTACAAAGCAAGCGGGCACATTTTCGATACGTCCCACATCTGCCAGACCGCAAACGGCGATAAGGACGGAAAATGGACTACTGTTGTAGCTGCACTGGTCTTTATTACAGAGTAA
- a CDS encoding Nudix hydrolase, whose translation MVELISEVDKNDNFLRLRDREEFYSGEHIHRAAQLILLNPENKMLIQKRSSKKRWYPNRYTYSVSGTVADESYEACMMREMLEEIGISIPFRKLFKISCIFENKGAFHTVFSGRCSAKIANSIRPDPEEAVFVEWIELEELHRAVRAEPEKYTPSLRAGIIKIFQEGYGKYFF comes from the coding sequence GTGGTTGAGTTAATCAGCGAAGTTGACAAAAACGATAACTTTCTCAGGCTACGCGATCGAGAGGAGTTTTATTCAGGAGAGCACATCCACAGGGCTGCTCAGCTTATCCTGCTCAACCCTGAGAATAAAATGCTCATACAAAAGAGGTCGTCTAAAAAACGCTGGTATCCAAACCGTTACACATACTCGGTAAGCGGTACTGTAGCGGACGAATCTTATGAGGCCTGTATGATGCGGGAAATGCTTGAAGAGATCGGAATCTCAATTCCTTTCAGGAAGCTATTTAAGATCTCCTGTATTTTCGAAAACAAAGGAGCCTTCCACACGGTATTTTCAGGTCGATGTTCTGCAAAAATTGCAAACTCAATTCGGCCAGATCCGGAAGAAGCCGTTTTTGTTGAATGGATAGAACTGGAAGAATTGCACAGGGCTGTTAGAGCCGAACCTGAAAAATATACGCCTTCCCTGCGGGCAGGAATCATAAAAATCTTCCAGGAAGGGTACGGAAAATATTTCTTCTGA
- a CDS encoding Sec-independent protein translocase subunit TatA/TatB, translating into MIGTAELIAIIVAALFLFGPQKLPELARSLGSAMGEFKKAQRAAELGLTQFDAYTRKASNTATPEEKEEEQEDTPGSSKEAKTDTGLKVNNTDMENSLEAEKSAAGPEEPRKS; encoded by the coding sequence ATGATAGGTACAGCAGAATTGATAGCAATCATCGTTGCTGCTCTCTTCCTCTTTGGGCCTCAGAAGCTTCCTGAGCTTGCACGGTCTTTGGGAAGTGCAATGGGAGAATTTAAAAAAGCACAGCGTGCTGCTGAGCTTGGTCTCACTCAATTCGATGCCTATACCCGAAAAGCCAGTAATACGGCAACTCCGGAAGAGAAAGAGGAGGAACAAGAGGACACACCAGGCAGCAGTAAAGAAGCAAAAACCGATACAGGTTTAAAAGTCAACAATACAGACATGGAAAATTCGCTCGAAGCCGAAAAATCTGCCGCTGGACCGGAAGAGCCCAGAAAAAGCTGA
- a CDS encoding twin-arginine translocase TatA/TatE family subunit, with protein MIGTNELLMIFGVIVLLFGASKLPELARSMGSSMGEFKKAQRESELSLKEFEKSLKEPAAPKSKIQETAQKLGIDIRGKTDDQLLDEIQKSTEKPKEVSEP; from the coding sequence ATGATAGGCACAAATGAACTCTTAATGATTTTCGGAGTAATTGTACTCCTTTTCGGGGCATCTAAACTTCCGGAACTTGCCCGGTCCATGGGAAGTTCAATGGGAGAATTTAAGAAAGCCCAGAGAGAATCGGAACTAAGCCTGAAGGAATTTGAAAAGTCCCTTAAGGAGCCCGCAGCTCCGAAGAGCAAGATACAGGAAACCGCCCAGAAACTCGGGATTGATATAAGAGGTAAAACCGACGACCAGCTCCTGGATGAGATCCAGAAATCCACAGAAAAGCCAAAAGAAGTCTCCGAACCCTGA
- the amrS gene encoding AmmeMemoRadiSam system radical SAM enzyme: MGIDVIKEAMLYEKIGDNKVHCNLCAQSCKIPPGKRGFCGVRENREGQLYTLIYGTVSSEAVDPIEKKPLYHFYPGSYVYSVGSIGCNFRCKHCQNWAISQACLEDAYTMNIPPDELIERAILSRSGSIAWTYNEPTIWHEYTYECAKLAKDAGLATIYVTNGYMTPDALRHIAPYLDAANIDIKAFNEKFYHDVASAKLAPVLEASALAKQLGIHVEITTLIIPGANDSLDELRELSKWVYKSLGPETPLHFTRFHPQYKMQNISPTPVKTMQEACKIATEEGLRYVYMGNVPGSEKNNTFCPNCGKLLIARGFFEIEKYDITPEKTCPKCGEHIPIIGEYAGLKEASDEYGY, translated from the coding sequence ATGGGGATTGATGTGATAAAAGAAGCCATGCTTTATGAGAAAATCGGAGACAACAAAGTACATTGCAATCTCTGCGCCCAGAGTTGTAAAATTCCTCCGGGGAAAAGGGGCTTTTGTGGGGTCAGGGAAAACAGGGAAGGGCAATTATATACTCTTATTTACGGGACAGTCTCAAGCGAAGCCGTTGACCCTATAGAAAAAAAACCTCTTTATCACTTTTATCCGGGATCTTATGTTTACTCAGTAGGGTCGATAGGATGCAATTTCCGCTGCAAGCACTGCCAGAACTGGGCAATATCCCAGGCTTGCCTGGAAGATGCTTATACAATGAATATCCCCCCTGACGAGCTGATTGAAAGGGCGATCCTCTCACGTTCAGGCTCAATTGCCTGGACCTATAACGAGCCCACGATCTGGCACGAGTACACTTACGAGTGTGCAAAACTGGCAAAGGATGCAGGGCTTGCAACAATTTATGTAACAAACGGGTACATGACGCCTGATGCCCTAAGACATATTGCGCCTTATCTGGATGCCGCAAATATCGATATCAAAGCTTTTAATGAAAAATTTTACCACGATGTTGCCAGCGCAAAACTGGCTCCTGTGCTTGAGGCTTCAGCCCTTGCAAAACAACTCGGTATCCATGTAGAGATTACAACCCTGATCATACCAGGCGCAAACGATTCCCTTGATGAGCTCAGGGAGCTCTCAAAATGGGTCTACAAAAGCCTGGGGCCTGAAACCCCCCTGCATTTTACACGTTTCCATCCGCAGTACAAAATGCAGAACATCTCCCCTACACCTGTAAAAACTATGCAAGAAGCCTGTAAAATCGCAACTGAGGAAGGGCTGAGATATGTTTACATGGGCAATGTCCCTGGCAGTGAGAAAAACAATACCTTCTGCCCGAATTGCGGAAAACTGTTAATTGCCCGGGGCTTCTTCGAGATCGAAAAGTATGATATTACACCTGAGAAGACCTGTCCAAAGTGCGGGGAACATATCCCTATTATAGGTGAATACGCTGGCTTAAAAGAGGCATCAGATGAATATGGATACTGA
- the tatC gene encoding twin-arginine translocase subunit TatC, which produces MDSQHTDNGKTISTGQVSGTNTYTSGVPGDIEEPITAHLFELRNRLAIVLVWLFLGIIIAFPFSAKGMLLLWKEFISTDLYMTAYSPLEWTFARLKLCLVFALAISVPQFFYQLYRFAGKGLYPHEKRFFLKVIPASFLLFLFGTALGYFVVLPVMFKYILLYSGDMATAQLSVQSTLSAVTTILAGFGIVFQLPLLVVFAVKMGLVEYQTLKKQRVLVYSIILAVSLFLSPDPTFIAQMVVALLLGFLFEFSLLLIRLF; this is translated from the coding sequence ATGGACTCGCAGCACACAGACAACGGAAAAACAATTTCTACCGGACAGGTATCGGGAACGAATACTTATACCTCAGGTGTTCCGGGAGATATTGAAGAACCTATTACTGCCCACCTGTTCGAGCTAAGGAACCGGCTAGCAATAGTTTTAGTCTGGCTCTTTCTGGGGATAATTATTGCTTTCCCATTTTCGGCAAAAGGGATGCTACTTCTCTGGAAGGAGTTTATAAGTACTGACCTTTACATGACAGCATACTCCCCTCTTGAATGGACTTTTGCCCGCCTCAAGCTCTGCCTGGTCTTCGCCCTTGCAATCTCAGTTCCACAGTTCTTCTACCAGCTTTACAGGTTTGCAGGCAAGGGACTTTATCCGCATGAGAAACGGTTTTTCCTCAAGGTTATTCCGGCATCTTTCCTGCTTTTTCTCTTTGGAACGGCTCTGGGTTACTTTGTTGTCCTGCCTGTGATGTTCAAATACATCCTCCTTTACTCGGGCGATATGGCTACAGCCCAGCTCTCAGTCCAGAGCACCCTCTCAGCCGTAACTACGATCCTGGCAGGCTTTGGAATTGTGTTTCAGCTTCCCCTGCTTGTAGTTTTTGCAGTAAAGATGGGGCTTGTGGAGTACCAGACCCTCAAAAAGCAGAGAGTACTGGTCTACAGTATAATTCTGGCAGTTTCGTTATTTCTCTCCCCTGATCCAACTTTCATCGCCCAAATGGTTGTAGCACTTCTCCTGGGGTTCCTGTTTGAATTCAGCCTGCTGCTTATCAGGTTATTTTGA
- a CDS encoding DUF3320 domain-containing protein — protein MVDVVKELEALRQNLLDLSLRNNLLNYRPSQRRTISISGRKPKEIYELFVLHEKSLRFRAKTRSKKGRKTKTEEEDEASEKESRLLRTIGKILVSEEDRSQKEDNIRSSRSESFLETPDDNETLDKKLFYVFNQANSIFEEQGYPVLYLALGFLQWNDSKIAVKNPKAPLLLVPVELKRIGKGRVFSIQWTGDEIFTSITLQAKMKEFGIFLPEFEMPEEAAGIEEYFRAVSREIREKEDWKTLPEVCLDLFNFRKFVMYKDLDPATWPEDMTPADHPLIQKVFNPEDPECEDSGFLEDEVDLRPPAKDTYQIMDADSSQIAVIEDIKAGKNLVVEGPPGTGKSQTIANAIAELIAQGKSVLFVSEKMAALQVVKSRLDSAGLGELCLEIHSNQTRKKAVLEELEKTLNRTTPSPIRPDRDLNELEKLKHELNQYALSLGEPAGNLYPSLYTLYGIREKTKAYFESKNLKMPAYKFQEPETWKPEAWTDAETVLEKLGQVLPFLGPVRKNPWYGCEPGLVLPSDLGEIEVLIGECATAFEALETAIKTFNDLSATSKPRTLEGIETAIEAAKLLGKTKPLPERMLQNPEWESETSRAGADALLSSLRQYIELKTFAEKTFNPAIFDLDTSKFEELSSNLFKLLNPKYRKLRKEISACYRSGAPLRDSKILLDLASLSEYEACRLELENSNAKGKKYFADYWKGLESDPALLEEYSQWVIPFRKYQKEGILTDRSFKLIAAGIDNTALESAANRVLAAKQEFLESLNKVGIRIGADFSKMFGHGLETVKLSLLKSRIMKWKNETSSLILWSQYLGYRHTCLETKAAPMIEDLESGKLDVSDAIPAFEGNYAEILLNRAFRERPALSTFIRELHESKLGKFRELDKKVLLENQRRVICLAYEEAPKLNSGASRASEAGILLNEFNRKRGHMPIRTLMKKAGGIIQKIKPCFLMSPLSIAQYLDPRSTRFDVIIFDEASQVRPEDAVGALLRGKQVVVMGDSKQLPPTEFFDTVLAPESEPDDYTAAGDMESILNVCKRSFPVKTLRWHYRSRHESLIAISNQEFYDNQLYVYPSPMQKDEKLGLKFVHLPDAVYDRGKSGVNRLEARAVARAVLEHFCRYPDKSLGVGTFNVKQQEAIQEEIEALLKVNPGFDLNSVNEKGEHFFVKNLETIQGDERDVIFLSVGFGFDGNRKLSLNFGPLNREGGERRLNVLITRAREKCVVFSNFTSRDLNLEENSSFGLRALKVFLEFAESGRLLSSACSRETLDLPFEEAVFAFLAENGFEVHRQIGCAGYRLDLAVPDPVQSGHYVLGIECDGADYYSLHVARDRDRLRQQVLEGLGWKIYRVWSTDWYLHPKESREKLLEAVGGAVEQAKQQAKSETIPETPAINEPSSWAEPLNHTPAGKFSDSPENPVLFSVSALPAESNENTGSEELETGFFDRSSLSESFEAELLPETSFGTEVEEPYSGAYFKLEEGLTAPSGKDFLPEMTSRAESLAKVADANSRKKPVRRSGKSKLLRFNADPRSDEDGTELIPEPEPEKVSFFQAYPEIDFSSVPEKKKKRRRLNEFAYIYGSGGYFESEPELEDDYPENGSFSDEDGSYPDKNKNEPEKQSGKDNSLEAMVPLYRACLSSGLPQSSNLSEVSDRQLEEAIIRIVACEGPIHAELLPQRIKSHTGIPRMLGKIKQRIYDAADTAENSGKIRVKGEFYWPVSEPACLLRRRAGDAPAKIEWICDEEIKEAIHFVLNSQYSTPLEDLIVQTSRVLGIKTTRKNTSERIEKLILSGIEDSELTVLPNKMIYFAE, from the coding sequence ATGGTAGACGTAGTTAAGGAATTGGAAGCACTGAGGCAGAATTTGCTTGATCTGTCCCTTCGAAATAATCTTCTCAATTACCGCCCTTCCCAGAGAAGGACAATCTCAATCTCAGGTAGAAAACCAAAGGAGATTTACGAACTTTTTGTCCTTCATGAAAAGTCATTGAGGTTCAGAGCAAAAACCAGGTCCAAGAAAGGAAGAAAAACCAAAACTGAGGAAGAAGATGAGGCTTCGGAAAAAGAAAGCAGACTTTTAAGAACAATAGGAAAAATCCTTGTTTCCGAAGAAGACAGATCCCAGAAAGAAGACAATATCCGGAGTTCCCGTTCTGAATCCTTCCTGGAAACTCCAGATGACAACGAAACCCTTGATAAGAAGCTTTTTTATGTTTTTAATCAAGCAAATTCTATTTTTGAAGAACAGGGATATCCTGTGCTCTACCTTGCTCTGGGTTTTCTGCAGTGGAACGACAGCAAGATAGCCGTAAAAAATCCTAAAGCTCCCCTTCTCCTGGTTCCTGTCGAACTCAAACGCATAGGAAAAGGCCGTGTTTTCAGCATCCAGTGGACAGGAGACGAAATCTTTACTTCAATTACTCTCCAGGCAAAAATGAAGGAATTCGGAATCTTTCTTCCCGAATTCGAGATGCCTGAGGAAGCTGCAGGCATTGAAGAATACTTCAGGGCTGTATCCCGGGAAATCCGCGAAAAAGAGGACTGGAAAACCTTGCCTGAGGTCTGCCTTGACCTTTTTAACTTTAGAAAATTTGTAATGTATAAGGACCTCGACCCTGCAACCTGGCCTGAGGACATGACTCCTGCTGACCATCCCCTGATCCAGAAAGTTTTTAATCCTGAGGATCCCGAGTGTGAGGACTCCGGCTTCCTTGAAGATGAAGTTGACCTGAGACCCCCAGCAAAAGACACTTACCAGATAATGGATGCCGATTCTTCCCAGATCGCGGTTATTGAAGACATAAAAGCCGGAAAGAATCTTGTCGTTGAGGGACCGCCCGGAACCGGCAAGTCCCAGACAATTGCTAATGCCATTGCAGAACTTATAGCACAGGGAAAAAGCGTACTTTTCGTGAGTGAAAAAATGGCTGCCCTTCAGGTGGTAAAGAGCAGGCTGGACTCGGCTGGCCTGGGAGAACTCTGTCTTGAGATTCACAGTAACCAGACCCGGAAAAAAGCCGTGCTTGAAGAACTGGAAAAAACCCTGAATCGTACAACCCCTTCCCCAATACGCCCTGACAGGGATCTCAATGAGCTCGAAAAGCTAAAACATGAGCTCAACCAGTATGCCCTGTCCCTTGGAGAGCCTGCTGGAAATCTCTATCCCAGCCTCTATACCCTTTATGGCATAAGGGAGAAAACAAAGGCTTACTTCGAATCAAAAAACCTGAAAATGCCTGCTTATAAATTTCAAGAGCCCGAAACCTGGAAGCCTGAAGCCTGGACCGATGCAGAAACTGTTCTGGAGAAACTGGGTCAGGTACTTCCTTTTCTCGGTCCAGTTCGGAAAAATCCCTGGTATGGCTGCGAACCAGGGCTTGTACTGCCTTCAGATCTCGGGGAAATCGAAGTCCTTATAGGCGAATGTGCTACAGCTTTTGAAGCCCTGGAAACAGCCATAAAAACATTTAATGACCTCTCTGCAACCTCAAAACCTAGAACTCTAGAAGGAATTGAAACTGCAATCGAAGCCGCAAAGCTTCTAGGGAAAACAAAGCCCCTGCCTGAAAGAATGCTTCAGAATCCGGAGTGGGAATCCGAAACCTCAAGAGCCGGGGCTGACGCTCTGCTTTCGAGCCTCAGGCAGTACATAGAGCTCAAGACTTTTGCAGAGAAAACCTTTAACCCTGCAATTTTTGACCTTGATACCTCTAAATTCGAGGAGCTTTCCAGCAATCTCTTCAAGCTTTTAAACCCAAAATACAGGAAGCTCAGGAAAGAGATTTCAGCCTGCTATCGTTCAGGAGCACCTTTGCGGGACAGCAAAATCCTTCTTGATCTTGCTTCGCTTTCTGAGTATGAGGCCTGCAGGCTGGAGCTTGAAAATTCGAATGCAAAAGGTAAAAAGTATTTCGCAGATTACTGGAAAGGTTTAGAAAGCGATCCTGCTCTTCTTGAGGAGTACAGCCAGTGGGTAATTCCCTTCCGGAAATACCAGAAAGAAGGTATTCTGACGGACAGAAGTTTCAAGCTTATAGCAGCCGGAATTGACAATACAGCTCTTGAATCGGCAGCCAACCGGGTGCTTGCCGCAAAGCAAGAGTTTCTGGAGTCACTTAATAAGGTTGGAATTCGAATAGGCGCGGATTTCAGCAAAATGTTTGGGCATGGCCTGGAAACTGTAAAACTGAGCCTGTTAAAATCCCGTATAATGAAATGGAAAAACGAAACTTCTTCCCTGATACTCTGGAGCCAGTATCTCGGATACCGACATACCTGTCTGGAAACAAAAGCAGCACCTATGATAGAGGATCTTGAGTCCGGAAAACTTGATGTCTCTGATGCGATTCCTGCTTTTGAAGGCAACTACGCCGAGATCCTCCTGAACCGAGCCTTCAGGGAGAGGCCTGCGCTCTCTACTTTCATCCGTGAACTGCACGAAAGTAAACTTGGAAAGTTCAGGGAACTTGACAAAAAAGTGCTTCTGGAAAACCAAAGAAGGGTAATATGTTTGGCTTATGAAGAAGCCCCAAAATTGAATTCAGGCGCTTCAAGGGCTTCGGAAGCAGGCATTTTACTCAATGAGTTCAACCGGAAAAGAGGGCATATGCCTATCCGTACCCTTATGAAGAAAGCAGGTGGCATTATTCAGAAGATCAAGCCCTGTTTCCTGATGAGCCCGCTTTCCATTGCACAGTATCTTGACCCCAGAAGCACCCGTTTTGATGTGATCATCTTTGACGAAGCAAGTCAGGTCAGACCCGAAGATGCAGTTGGAGCTCTCCTGCGCGGAAAGCAGGTCGTGGTAATGGGAGACTCAAAGCAGCTTCCTCCAACAGAGTTTTTCGATACTGTGCTCGCTCCTGAGAGTGAGCCAGATGACTATACTGCAGCCGGGGATATGGAAAGCATCCTGAATGTCTGCAAACGCAGCTTCCCGGTAAAGACCCTGCGCTGGCACTACAGGAGCAGGCATGAATCCCTAATCGCGATTTCAAATCAGGAATTCTACGATAACCAGCTCTATGTTTACCCTTCGCCAATGCAAAAAGACGAAAAGCTCGGGCTGAAGTTCGTGCACCTTCCGGATGCGGTTTATGACAGGGGTAAAAGCGGAGTTAATCGGTTAGAAGCAAGAGCCGTTGCAAGGGCAGTTCTCGAACACTTCTGCAGGTATCCCGACAAAAGCCTCGGTGTAGGGACTTTTAATGTGAAACAGCAGGAAGCCATCCAGGAAGAAATCGAGGCCTTGCTAAAAGTAAATCCGGGATTTGACCTGAATTCAGTAAATGAGAAAGGAGAGCATTTCTTCGTTAAGAATCTCGAAACTATACAGGGCGATGAAAGGGATGTTATATTTCTGAGTGTGGGTTTCGGCTTTGATGGCAACCGAAAGCTTTCTCTTAATTTCGGTCCCCTTAACCGTGAAGGAGGGGAAAGACGCCTCAATGTTCTTATTACACGCGCCAGGGAGAAATGCGTTGTTTTCTCAAACTTTACATCAAGGGATTTGAATCTGGAAGAAAATTCGTCTTTCGGGCTCCGAGCCCTAAAAGTCTTCCTTGAGTTTGCAGAGAGCGGCAGGCTTCTCTCATCTGCATGCAGTAGGGAGACCCTCGATTTGCCTTTCGAAGAAGCAGTTTTTGCTTTCCTGGCAGAAAATGGCTTCGAAGTCCACAGGCAGATCGGCTGCGCAGGTTACAGGCTCGACCTTGCAGTCCCTGACCCTGTTCAATCAGGACACTATGTGCTTGGGATAGAGTGTGACGGAGCAGATTATTATTCCCTGCATGTTGCACGGGATCGCGATCGTCTGCGCCAGCAGGTACTTGAAGGGCTTGGCTGGAAGATCTACAGAGTCTGGTCAACGGACTGGTACCTGCATCCGAAAGAAAGCAGGGAAAAGCTGCTTGAAGCTGTAGGAGGAGCTGTAGAACAGGCAAAGCAACAGGCAAAATCCGAAACCATACCCGAAACTCCTGCTATAAACGAGCCATCTTCCTGGGCTGAACCCTTAAATCACACTCCTGCAGGAAAGTTTTCGGATTCCCCTGAAAATCCGGTTTTATTCTCTGTTTCGGCTTTGCCTGCAGAAAGTAATGAAAATACAGGCAGTGAGGAACTTGAAACTGGGTTTTTTGACCGAAGCTCCCTTTCAGAATCTTTCGAAGCCGAACTTCTTCCCGAGACTTCCTTTGGAACCGAAGTTGAAGAGCCTTATTCAGGCGCATATTTCAAACTGGAAGAAGGGCTTACTGCCCCTTCAGGTAAGGACTTTCTGCCAGAGATGACTTCAAGGGCAGAGTCACTGGCTAAGGTTGCCGACGCAAACTCACGCAAGAAGCCTGTGAGAAGGTCAGGAAAATCAAAACTTCTTAGATTTAATGCAGATCCTCGCTCGGACGAAGACGGAACTGAACTCATACCCGAGCCTGAGCCTGAGAAAGTAAGTTTCTTCCAGGCTTATCCTGAGATTGATTTCAGTTCAGTTCCCGAGAAAAAAAAGAAGCGCAGGCGACTTAATGAGTTTGCTTATATCTACGGTTCGGGAGGTTATTTTGAATCCGAGCCTGAATTAGAAGATGACTATCCGGAAAACGGCAGTTTTTCAGATGAAGACGGGAGTTACCCTGACAAAAATAAAAACGAGCCTGAAAAACAATCTGGGAAAGACAATTCACTAGAAGCGATGGTACCCCTTTACCGGGCCTGCCTTTCCTCAGGACTTCCGCAATCCAGCAATCTTTCTGAGGTTTCCGATAGGCAGCTTGAGGAAGCAATTATAAGGATTGTAGCATGTGAGGGTCCTATTCATGCAGAACTCCTACCGCAGCGGATAAAGTCGCATACAGGAATTCCCCGCATGCTCGGGAAGATAAAGCAGCGGATATATGATGCTGCGGATACTGCCGAAAATTCCGGGAAAATTCGAGTAAAAGGCGAGTTTTACTGGCCGGTTTCGGAACCTGCCTGTCTCCTGCGCAGACGTGCTGGAGACGCACCTGCAAAAATCGAATGGATCTGCGACGAGGAAATAAAAGAAGCTATTCATTTTGTCCTGAACAGCCAGTATTCAACCCCACTTGAAGATCTTATTGTCCAGACCTCAAGGGTTCTCGGGATAAAAACTACCCGCAAAAATACCTCGGAAAGAATTGAAAAACTTATCCTTTCAGGAATCGAGGATAGCGAACTGACAGTTCTGCCCAATAAAATGATCTATTTTGCAGAATGA
- the tatC gene encoding Sec-independent protein translocase TatC, translated as MSEAIENLSVILLTLRNKLLVIAGVLITGIILSFQFTGPLIERMKEDLLPEGAKLIYISPLEVMMLQLKLSVLIGLLITLPLIAFYTYRAISRRYSIRVPISIGKGQIAVLGISAIIMFILGASYAYFLMLPLLLKYLYMDAASSGVTATYSIFKFISFVASGTAMFGLVFELPIILTFLTRNGLVKYRTLVTYRKHLYVLIMIIAAAITPGADVLSQIMLAVPMVVFFEISLIIVRILGVKNNLPKPDTSGSAFGATRKN; from the coding sequence ATGTCTGAAGCCATTGAAAATCTCAGTGTAATCCTGCTGACCCTGCGAAATAAGCTACTTGTGATTGCAGGGGTCCTTATTACAGGTATAATTCTCTCATTTCAGTTTACCGGACCCCTGATAGAGAGGATGAAAGAAGATCTCCTACCAGAGGGTGCAAAACTTATTTACATTTCCCCTCTGGAAGTAATGATGCTGCAGCTCAAATTATCGGTTTTAATAGGGTTGCTCATTACCCTGCCTCTTATCGCATTTTATACTTACAGGGCCATTTCGAGGCGATACTCAATTCGGGTTCCAATCTCGATAGGAAAAGGTCAGATTGCTGTACTGGGCATCAGTGCCATCATTATGTTCATCCTCGGGGCTTCATATGCCTACTTCCTCATGCTGCCCCTCCTCCTCAAATACCTCTATATGGATGCAGCCAGTTCAGGGGTGACTGCAACTTATTCTATCTTCAAGTTCATCTCGTTCGTAGCCTCAGGAACGGCAATGTTCGGTCTGGTATTCGAACTTCCGATAATACTCACCTTCCTTACCCGAAATGGACTTGTAAAATACAGGACACTTGTAACCTATAGAAAGCATCTTTATGTCCTGATAATGATTATTGCAGCCGCCATAACCCCAGGAGCGGACGTGCTCAGTCAGATAATGCTTGCCGTGCCCATGGTAGTTTTCTTTGAGATAAGCCTGATTATTGTCAGGATACTTGGGGTCAAGAACAACCTTCCCAAGCCTGACACGTCGGGATCTGCATTCGGGGCTACGAGGAAAAACTAA
- a CDS encoding iron dependent repressor, metal binding and dimerization domain protein, translating into MFKDFLMHFGLDEHTAEEDACKIEHTLNPKTARTLEKFIEFTDKEEESKIWIDHFRYFVETGEYIHCSPEN; encoded by the coding sequence ATGTTCAAGGATTTTCTCATGCATTTTGGGCTTGATGAACACACTGCAGAAGAAGATGCCTGCAAAATTGAGCATACCCTTAATCCAAAAACAGCACGTACATTGGAGAAATTCATAGAATTTACGGATAAGGAAGAAGAATCTAAAATCTGGATAGATCATTTCAGGTATTTTGTTGAAACCGGGGAATATATACATTGTTCCCCTGAAAACTGA